One Nostoc sp. UHCC 0302 DNA window includes the following coding sequences:
- the atpD gene encoding F0F1 ATP synthase subunit beta: MVTTAEKTNIGYITQIIGPVVDVKFPGGKLPQIYNALTIKGTNEAGQEINLTVEVQQLLGDNQVRAVAMSTTDGLVRGLEVVDTGAPISVPVGKATLGRIFNVLGEPVDNQGPVNAEATLPIHRSAPKFTELETKPSVFETGIKVVDLLTPYRRGGKIGLFGGAGVGKTVIMMELINNIATQHGGVSVFAGVGERTREGNDLYNEMIESGVINKDNLNESKIALVYGQMNEPPGARMRVGLSGLTVAEYFRDVNKQDVLLFIDNIFRFVQAGSEVSALLGRMPSAVGYQPTLGTDVGELQERITSTTEGSITSIQAVYVPADDLTDPAPATTFAHLDGTTVLSRGLAAKGIYPAVDPLGSTSTMLQPNIVGDEHYNTARAVQSTLQRYKELQDIIAILGLDELSEEDRLIVARARKVERFLSQPFFVAEVFTGSPGKYVKLEDTIQGFQKILSGELDDLPEQAFYLVGDINEAIAKAEKLKG, encoded by the coding sequence ATGGTCACAACCGCAGAAAAAACAAACATTGGTTACATTACCCAAATCATTGGTCCAGTTGTAGACGTTAAATTTCCCGGCGGGAAGTTGCCGCAAATCTACAATGCTTTGACCATCAAAGGCACTAACGAAGCTGGACAGGAAATCAACCTTACCGTTGAAGTGCAGCAACTGCTGGGCGACAACCAGGTACGAGCAGTTGCGATGAGTACCACCGATGGCTTAGTCCGTGGTCTGGAAGTCGTGGATACTGGCGCTCCCATCAGCGTGCCAGTTGGTAAAGCCACCTTGGGCCGGATTTTCAACGTCCTTGGCGAACCTGTAGATAATCAGGGGCCTGTAAATGCTGAGGCAACTTTACCCATCCACCGTTCTGCTCCCAAATTCACTGAACTGGAAACTAAACCTTCCGTGTTCGAGACTGGGATTAAAGTTGTTGACCTTCTGACTCCCTACCGACGTGGCGGTAAGATTGGTCTATTCGGCGGTGCGGGTGTTGGCAAAACCGTGATCATGATGGAGTTAATTAACAACATCGCTACTCAACACGGTGGAGTATCCGTATTTGCTGGCGTGGGTGAACGCACCCGTGAGGGAAATGACCTCTATAACGAAATGATTGAATCTGGGGTTATCAACAAAGACAACCTCAACGAATCGAAGATTGCTCTAGTCTATGGTCAAATGAACGAGCCACCCGGAGCCAGAATGCGGGTTGGTCTATCGGGATTGACAGTAGCAGAGTACTTCCGCGATGTGAACAAGCAAGACGTGCTGTTGTTTATTGACAACATCTTCCGGTTTGTACAAGCAGGTTCAGAAGTGTCCGCACTGTTAGGTCGGATGCCCTCAGCGGTTGGATATCAGCCCACACTGGGAACTGACGTAGGTGAACTGCAAGAGCGGATTACCTCTACCACAGAGGGTTCTATTACCTCAATTCAGGCAGTGTACGTACCTGCGGATGACCTCACTGACCCCGCACCTGCTACCACCTTCGCTCACTTAGATGGAACAACAGTACTATCTCGCGGTTTGGCAGCTAAGGGAATTTATCCAGCGGTAGACCCCCTGGGTTCAACTTCCACCATGCTACAGCCCAACATTGTTGGTGATGAACACTACAACACTGCCCGTGCTGTACAGTCAACTCTACAACGTTATAAAGAACTTCAAGATATTATTGCCATTCTCGGTCTAGATGAATTGTCTGAAGAAGACCGTCTAATTGTGGCACGCGCACGTAAGGTTGAGCGCTTCTTGTCCCAGCCGTTCTTTGTAGCAGAAGTGTTTACTGGTTCTCCTGGGAAGTATGTGAAGTTGGAAGATACCATCCAAGGGTTCCAGAAGATTCTATCTGGTGAGTTGGATGATCTGCCAGAGCAGGCTTTCTACTTAGTTGGCGATATTAACGAAGCGATCGCCAAAGCTGAAAAGCTCAAAGGTTAG
- the atpC gene encoding ATP synthase F1 subunit epsilon: protein MTLTVRVISPDKTVWDAPAEEVVLPSTTGQLGILSGHAPLLTALDTGVMRVRAAKNQNWQAIALLGGFAEVEENEVTILVNGAERGDKINLEEARAAYNQAEARLNQVTADDRQAQIQATQAFKRARARFQAAGGLL, encoded by the coding sequence ATGACATTAACCGTTCGTGTAATTTCCCCAGATAAAACAGTATGGGATGCCCCAGCTGAAGAAGTCGTTCTGCCCAGCACAACTGGTCAATTAGGTATCCTCAGTGGACACGCGCCACTGTTGACAGCTTTGGATACAGGTGTAATGCGTGTACGTGCTGCTAAAAATCAGAATTGGCAAGCGATCGCTCTGTTAGGTGGCTTTGCCGAAGTCGAAGAAAATGAAGTGACAATTCTGGTGAACGGCGCTGAACGTGGTGACAAAATTAACCTGGAAGAAGCCCGTGCTGCTTACAACCAAGCAGAAGCGCGTCTAAATCAGGTGACAGCAGACGATCGCCAAGCACAAATTCAAGCAACTCAAGCCTTTAAACGCGCCCGCGCTCGGTTTCAAGCTGCTGGTGGTTTGCTCTAA